Proteins from one Prevotella sp. E2-28 genomic window:
- a CDS encoding DUF4465 domain-containing protein — translation MKKYLLSIIALALLAVSNAFATQVEVTMNAKSKLIKSLVNIATQEPVTVGEPTSNKYTFDAPDGSYLLTATAADGETVSGTIQLDIDADHTTFAIFSPEITVKNSGWEYGTDYTFDLKVTTKEGAVVNTTMGDYTTGKKMFLVFSGNTYYLDMIPSEARQAEGYLTASYTGTVTFNASVNAESPMSATYSITVPAGANLFLGTKTAHFVKFKEVTPESITEGGTVYNFKLADKQVYNYRVSQEGKYTHAGLFTMSVDETKRPELVFTDADMTAKDPKFIDHDVTSNSKYNVGDLFLNINPAGHLKLANVGDTYDILPMRTWQLIESITNNYFIEPDYHFTVVNLNGQEDNSVVKVENEQLTAVGTGTAIVLVTYDAIHLNQYSGATKKDFVGGADWGAIWPENTGVFVVTVGEQTSDIKPNIIINKDYLTTVTSGGKQVDTKMAMENVDAEFDVLYYLDTEDGFDYTFTPEGVASVTLARPTIGTNAASYTGFSAEGVTKNDDDSYTVHLTMGRNIVCLTDAAGKSTYQVMTVKPCHRDIMVNDEVVTSVKPGDAVTIQYTGLYHPANKLAGIHNFNAFLSYKKATDGITVKNGKGNQYTMAATPTAQAVTFTVPEDWTSPVIELSDGVMGIGGFGDPVGNHRATSKTTGRAPNFTAISQSASLGRVPAIEIPVKLSIATFEDVTDITEPVDGHMSVSTEDDDDREFFTSGDYAFSSGCMSDYDYWYWFGYANPKDTKFETLDDQWNNIVGGGYDGSATYGVAFAAEFNGPSEVTLLTEPAVVPGFYITNSSYAYTSMLNGDGFAKKFGKGDWFKLTITGYDANNDTTATKEYYLADLRDPNKAYIINDWRYVDLSGLGKVSKLGFELSSTDNGDYGMNTPAYFCFDNFGAEGEEVLPEKNVEFPLEVADFENLELAAESHMSVSTEDDDDRTEFTSGDFEFATGCMHDWAYWYWFGYANQTDTTYASLDDQWKNVVGGGYNGSKNYGVAYAAAFNGSCYVTVQNHSDGIVVPGFYITNSAYAYNSLTGGDSFAKKFGKGDWFKLTITGYDANNDTTATKEYYLADLRDPNKAYIINDWRYVDLSCLGKVSKLGFELSSSDNGDYGMNTPAYFCFDNFGAEGEEVLPEKNVELPLEVADFENLELAAESHMSVSTEDDDDRTEFTSGDFKFATGCMHDWASWWYFGYANQTDTNYTVLDDQWKNVVGGGYDGSKNYGVAYASSYYGPCTVSVLNHDSIAVPGFYITNSAYAYTSMLNGDAYSKQFTKGDWFKLTVTGYGAAGEVTGTKEYYLADLRDEATAYIINDWRYVDLSCLGKVSKLGFELSSSDNGDYGMNTPAYFCFDNFGAEGTEVLPEKNIATAITDFSVAKAQKSYYDLKGVNMGKMHKGMNIVRMPDGSVRKIFVK, via the coding sequence ATGAAGAAGTATTTACTAAGTATCATTGCATTGGCACTGTTGGCAGTGAGCAATGCTTTTGCCACTCAAGTTGAGGTGACAATGAATGCTAAGAGTAAGCTTATTAAGTCGCTGGTGAACATCGCGACCCAAGAGCCTGTAACAGTGGGTGAACCCACCAGTAACAAGTACACCTTCGATGCGCCAGACGGCTCTTATTTGCTGACGGCGACAGCTGCCGATGGTGAGACGGTGAGTGGTACCATCCAACTTGACATTGATGCTGACCACACCACATTCGCTATTTTCTCACCTGAGATTACGGTGAAGAACAGTGGTTGGGAGTATGGCACCGATTACACCTTCGACCTGAAGGTAACCACCAAAGAGGGGGCTGTGGTAAACACCACGATGGGTGATTATACCACGGGCAAGAAGATGTTCTTGGTGTTCAGTGGTAATACCTACTATCTGGATATGATACCCTCTGAGGCTCGTCAAGCTGAGGGCTATCTTACAGCTTCTTATACTGGCACCGTGACCTTCAATGCGTCCGTTAATGCGGAGTCTCCTATGAGTGCTACTTACAGCATCACTGTTCCTGCTGGGGCAAACCTGTTCCTTGGCACCAAGACGGCACATTTCGTAAAGTTTAAGGAAGTGACTCCTGAAAGCATCACTGAAGGCGGAACGGTCTATAACTTTAAACTGGCCGACAAACAGGTCTATAACTATCGTGTCAGTCAGGAAGGCAAATATACTCATGCAGGTCTCTTCACAATGAGCGTTGACGAGACAAAGCGTCCAGAACTAGTATTCACCGATGCTGACATGACTGCAAAGGATCCTAAGTTCATTGATCATGATGTGACTTCAAACAGCAAGTATAATGTAGGCGACCTGTTCCTGAACATCAATCCTGCTGGACATCTGAAGTTGGCTAATGTAGGCGATACCTATGATATTCTGCCCATGCGTACTTGGCAACTTATTGAGAGCATCACGAATAACTACTTTATCGAACCCGACTATCATTTCACTGTTGTCAATCTGAATGGCCAGGAAGACAACTCTGTCGTGAAGGTGGAAAACGAACAGCTGACTGCAGTAGGCACAGGTACTGCCATCGTACTCGTAACATATGATGCTATCCACCTTAATCAGTATAGCGGTGCCACAAAGAAAGATTTCGTTGGTGGTGCTGACTGGGGCGCTATCTGGCCTGAGAATACAGGCGTGTTTGTTGTTACCGTTGGTGAACAGACTTCTGATATTAAGCCTAATATCATTATCAATAAGGATTATCTCACTACCGTTACAAGTGGTGGCAAACAGGTTGATACTAAGATGGCAATGGAGAACGTCGATGCCGAGTTCGACGTGCTCTACTATCTTGATACCGAGGATGGCTTTGATTATACATTTACTCCAGAGGGCGTTGCTTCTGTGACTTTGGCTCGTCCAACGATTGGTACTAATGCGGCTTCTTATACGGGATTCTCTGCTGAGGGTGTTACTAAGAATGACGATGATAGTTATACTGTACATCTTACAATGGGTCGCAACATTGTATGTCTGACTGATGCAGCAGGTAAGAGCACCTATCAAGTGATGACTGTAAAACCTTGCCATCGTGATATTATGGTGAACGATGAGGTGGTAACAAGTGTAAAGCCTGGTGATGCTGTTACCATTCAATATACTGGCCTCTATCATCCAGCAAATAAACTGGCTGGTATTCATAACTTTAACGCTTTTCTTTCATATAAGAAAGCCACCGATGGTATTACCGTGAAGAACGGCAAGGGAAATCAGTACACGATGGCTGCAACACCTACTGCTCAGGCTGTTACCTTTACCGTACCTGAGGATTGGACATCTCCTGTCATTGAACTCTCTGACGGTGTGATGGGCATTGGTGGCTTTGGTGATCCTGTGGGTAATCACCGTGCTACATCTAAGACAACTGGTCGTGCTCCCAATTTCACTGCTATCTCTCAGAGTGCATCCTTGGGTCGTGTTCCTGCTATTGAGATACCCGTTAAGTTGTCTATTGCTACTTTTGAAGACGTAACGGATATTACGGAACCTGTAGATGGTCACATGAGTGTAAGTACAGAGGATGATGATGATCGCGAATTCTTTACAAGTGGTGATTATGCTTTCTCAAGTGGCTGCATGAGTGATTATGACTATTGGTATTGGTTTGGTTATGCTAACCCTAAGGATACGAAGTTTGAGACGCTTGATGACCAGTGGAATAACATCGTTGGTGGTGGCTATGATGGTTCTGCAACATACGGTGTCGCTTTTGCTGCCGAGTTCAATGGCCCCAGCGAGGTGACTCTGCTTACCGAACCTGCTGTAGTTCCTGGCTTCTACATTACTAATAGTAGTTATGCTTATACCTCTATGCTGAATGGTGATGGCTTTGCCAAGAAGTTTGGTAAGGGTGACTGGTTCAAACTGACCATCACAGGCTATGATGCTAACAATGATACAACTGCCACTAAGGAATACTATCTGGCTGACTTGCGTGATCCTAATAAGGCATACATTATCAACGACTGGCGCTATGTTGACCTCTCTGGTCTGGGCAAGGTGAGCAAGCTTGGCTTCGAGCTTAGCAGCACTGACAATGGTGACTATGGCATGAACACACCTGCTTACTTCTGTTTCGATAACTTTGGTGCCGAGGGTGAAGAGGTGCTGCCCGAAAAGAACGTAGAGTTCCCGCTTGAGGTGGCCGACTTTGAGAACCTTGAACTGGCAGCAGAGAGTCACATGAGTGTATCTACAGAGGATGACGATGATCGTACAGAGTTTACCAGCGGTGACTTCGAGTTTGCTACTGGTTGTATGCACGACTGGGCTTACTGGTATTGGTTCGGTTATGCTAATCAGACAGACACTACTTACGCTTCACTCGACGACCAGTGGAAGAATGTTGTGGGTGGTGGCTATAATGGTTCAAAGAACTATGGCGTGGCTTACGCTGCCGCTTTCAATGGTTCTTGCTATGTGACTGTTCAGAACCACTCGGATGGTATTGTTGTTCCTGGCTTCTATATCACCAACTCTGCTTATGCATATAACTCTCTGACTGGTGGCGACAGCTTCGCCAAGAAGTTTGGTAAGGGTGACTGGTTCAAACTGACCATCACAGGCTATGATGCTAACAATGATACAACTGCCACTAAGGAATACTATCTGGCTGACTTGCGTGATCCTAATAAGGCATACATCATCAATGACTGGCGTTATGTTGACCTCTCTTGCCTGGGTAAGGTGAGCAAGTTGGGCTTCGAGCTCTCAAGCTCTGACAATGGCGACTATGGCATGAATACTCCTGCTTACTTCTGCTTCGATAACTTCGGTGCCGAGGGTGAAGAGGTGCTGCCCGAAAAGAACGTAGAGCTCCCGCTTGAGGTGGCCGACTTTGAGAACCTTGAACTGGCAGCAGAGAGTCACATGAGTGTATCTACAGAGGATGACGATGATCGTACAGAGTTTACCAGCGGTGACTTTAAGTTTGCTACCGGTTGTATGCACGATTGGGCTTCTTGGTGGTACTTCGGCTATGCTAATCAGACCGATACCAATTATACCGTTCTTGACGACCAGTGGAAGAACGTCGTAGGTGGTGGCTATGATGGCTCAAAGAACTATGGCGTAGCTTACGCATCATCTTACTATGGTCCTTGCACCGTGAGCGTTCTTAATCACGACAGCATTGCCGTTCCAGGTTTCTACATCACCAACTCTGCTTACGCTTACACCTCTATGCTCAATGGCGATGCTTATTCTAAGCAGTTCACCAAGGGCGACTGGTTCAAGTTGACCGTTACTGGTTACGGTGCTGCTGGCGAGGTGACTGGTACGAAGGAATACTATCTGGCCGACCTGCGCGATGAGGCTACTGCTTATATCATTAACGACTGGCGTTATGTTGACCTCTCTTGTCTGGGCAAGGTGAGCAAGCTGGGCTTCGAGCTCTCAAGCTCTGACAATGGCGACTATGGCATGAATACACCTGCTTACTTCTGCTTCGATAACTTCGGTGCCGAGGGTACAGAGGTTCTGCCTGAGAAGAACATTGCAACGGCAATTACCGACTTCTCTGTTGCTAAGGCGCAGAAGAGCTATTACGACTTGAAGGGTGTGAACATGGGCAAGATGCATAAGGGTATGAATATTGTACGTATGCCTGACGGTTCTGTTCGTAAGATTTTTGTGAAGTAA
- a CDS encoding YncE family protein — MKRYILLTLSLLLVTIADAQEKLILLNEGMWQADNGRVTYFEDDHVVSNQWFRDKNGMKIGDTPNDIIQVNENLIAIAVNWSNIVQFIRPDGTAVAATEDIPNNRKLCSDGQYVYVTSYGHECATVDGMKTFEKGYVAKIDISTFKVVAATEVGYEPEGIALYDGRLFVANTGGYSNVGENHEFETTVSIVNAATMQVEKTVDTHVPNLYGKMSQFERYLCINSPGDYYEIPSASLIFDCQKALDGNVDCFVKLDVAVTYNCPTRDGLFLAVGSSFSYLTGDYETNYVTINPQMVIETLGTSGVTHSLPGSLLADYQNMGQPYGIYVNPYTGYIYGSDASLFENAGYLYQWSPEGQLLGKHKVYINPGHFLALPPEGHFTGIVKQETSNLKPQSSNIYDLLGRYMKTPTKGSVSVRQGRKVLTK; from the coding sequence ATGAAAAGATATATTCTATTAACCCTATCACTCCTGCTGGTCACCATTGCTGATGCCCAAGAGAAACTCATTCTACTGAATGAAGGCATGTGGCAGGCCGACAATGGGCGCGTTACTTATTTTGAGGACGACCATGTGGTGAGCAATCAATGGTTTCGCGATAAGAACGGCATGAAGATTGGAGACACACCTAACGATATTATTCAGGTGAATGAAAATCTCATAGCCATTGCTGTCAATTGGTCGAACATTGTACAGTTCATCAGACCTGATGGTACTGCAGTAGCAGCTACCGAGGATATCCCCAATAATCGTAAGTTGTGCTCTGATGGTCAGTATGTTTATGTCACCAGCTACGGACATGAGTGCGCTACAGTGGATGGCATGAAGACTTTTGAGAAAGGCTATGTGGCTAAGATAGACATATCAACCTTTAAGGTTGTTGCTGCTACCGAGGTGGGCTACGAACCAGAAGGTATTGCCCTTTATGATGGCAGATTATTTGTGGCTAATACAGGGGGGTATAGTAACGTGGGCGAGAATCACGAATTCGAAACCACTGTGAGTATCGTTAATGCTGCAACGATGCAGGTGGAGAAAACTGTTGATACCCATGTGCCCAATCTCTATGGAAAGATGTCGCAATTTGAGCGCTATCTCTGTATCAACTCGCCTGGAGACTACTATGAGATTCCTTCTGCCAGTCTAATTTTCGACTGCCAGAAGGCTCTAGATGGCAATGTTGACTGTTTCGTGAAACTTGATGTCGCCGTTACATACAACTGCCCGACACGCGATGGTCTGTTTCTGGCTGTGGGGTCGTCGTTCTCTTATCTCACAGGCGACTACGAAACCAATTACGTTACCATCAATCCCCAAATGGTGATTGAGACTCTGGGCACGAGTGGTGTCACTCACTCGTTACCCGGCTCGCTACTTGCTGATTATCAGAATATGGGGCAGCCATACGGTATTTATGTAAATCCTTACACTGGTTATATTTATGGTTCCGATGCCTCATTGTTTGAGAATGCTGGTTATCTCTATCAGTGGTCGCCCGAAGGTCAATTGTTAGGTAAACATAAGGTCTATATCAATCCAGGTCACTTCCTTGCTCTTCCGCCCGAAGGTCACTTTACTGGTATTGTAAAACAAGAAACCTCAAATCTCAAACCTCAATCCTCAAACATATACGACCTTCTGGGCCGATATATGAAGACACCTACTAAAGGAAGTGTTTCTGTTAGACAGGGTAGAAAGGTGCTGACTAAATAG
- a CDS encoding TonB-dependent receptor, whose protein sequence is MKKFAILWVFMQGILSSMQGRKAILALEMTKRRVLFLLCILAPFCVAHSQHPSRLDSLQEISEVEVYGKRPLATAQTLRGADLQALSTTSVADALKYFSGVQIKDYGGLGGLKTINVRSMGAQHVGVYVDGIRITNAQNGTVDLGKFSLSSMESVSLYNANKLDNCQSASEYASGATVYLRTRRPISDSLSVQLRRASFSTYMAKANAQFVWKGWSGFLDGEWCDSEGDYPFRYHSEYEDTLGYRANSDIRYGRIEGALFKGGFSSHLYYYDSERGCPGGIVRRLSDKYTNVGREWDRDFFVQASYLQEFLDHHRVKVNAKYTNEYLRYCTDYPENQNTARVDNHYRQEDGYGALCYGYMPWTWLSLSTSYDVRYSKLWADLKRFNRVFRLDQKEVVAAQMNLKGVQAAVSMLHQHLHDFTNVHVGAADPLDRWTPAVSLAYTFNPSSSKSELTLRAWYKKIFRAPTLNDLYYTQVGNRDLQPEYTKQWNIGMEYHWNNRQWALNVQADAYQNKIENRIVCLPLKGTYTWTMMNYGYTFCQGLNATASGRYQLRDWQLSLLGTLTWQRDVNRTDPNDEDTYDKPICYSPRLSHTITAIAAWRQLSLTVSHMFVGERMWSYADPEDILKPYHNIDAKLSYSTTVRKTTVGACLEVIDLLDEQYEHIPRYPMPGRNYKLTLTFGI, encoded by the coding sequence ATGAAAAAGTTCGCGATATTATGGGTGTTCATGCAGGGAATACTTTCCTCGATGCAAGGGCGCAAGGCGATATTGGCATTAGAGATGACGAAACGCCGTGTATTGTTTTTGCTGTGCATCCTTGCTCCATTTTGTGTTGCCCATTCGCAACATCCTTCTCGTCTAGACTCTTTGCAGGAGATTAGCGAAGTGGAGGTGTATGGCAAGCGACCACTGGCCACGGCGCAGACCCTGCGTGGTGCCGACCTTCAGGCCTTGTCCACCACATCAGTGGCCGATGCTCTGAAATATTTTTCTGGTGTGCAAATCAAGGACTATGGTGGACTGGGTGGCTTGAAAACCATCAATGTGCGTTCTATGGGGGCCCAGCATGTAGGTGTCTATGTGGATGGCATCCGCATTACCAATGCCCAGAATGGTACAGTAGATCTGGGTAAGTTCTCGTTGTCGTCGATGGAGAGCGTTTCGCTTTATAATGCCAATAAGTTGGACAACTGTCAGTCGGCCAGTGAATATGCCTCTGGCGCTACGGTCTATTTACGCACCCGTCGTCCTATTAGTGATTCTTTGTCAGTACAACTACGTCGCGCCTCCTTTTCTACCTATATGGCCAAGGCCAACGCCCAGTTTGTGTGGAAAGGGTGGAGTGGCTTTCTTGATGGCGAATGGTGTGACTCTGAGGGCGACTATCCCTTCCGCTATCACTCTGAGTACGAGGATACTTTGGGGTATCGCGCCAACAGTGACATCCGCTATGGTCGCATTGAGGGCGCGCTGTTTAAAGGCGGTTTCTCGTCACATCTTTATTATTATGACTCAGAGCGTGGCTGTCCTGGAGGCATTGTGCGCCGACTGAGTGATAAATATACTAATGTGGGACGAGAGTGGGATCGGGACTTTTTCGTGCAAGCCAGTTATCTGCAGGAGTTCTTGGACCATCATCGAGTGAAGGTTAATGCCAAATACACGAACGAGTATCTACGCTACTGTACCGACTATCCAGAAAATCAAAACACAGCCCGTGTTGATAACCATTATCGTCAAGAGGATGGCTATGGTGCACTGTGTTATGGCTATATGCCTTGGACTTGGCTTTCATTGTCCACAAGTTATGATGTACGTTATAGTAAGTTGTGGGCCGACTTGAAACGTTTCAATCGGGTGTTCCGTTTAGATCAAAAAGAGGTAGTGGCTGCACAAATGAATCTCAAAGGTGTTCAGGCTGCAGTGTCGATGCTTCATCAGCATCTGCATGACTTCACCAATGTGCATGTTGGTGCTGCCGACCCTTTGGATCGCTGGACACCTGCCGTGTCGCTGGCTTATACTTTCAATCCTAGCAGTTCAAAGAGTGAATTGACCCTTCGTGCTTGGTATAAGAAAATCTTCCGTGCTCCCACGCTCAACGACCTCTATTATACGCAGGTGGGGAACCGCGATTTGCAGCCGGAATACACGAAGCAATGGAATATTGGTATGGAATATCATTGGAATAATAGGCAATGGGCGTTGAATGTTCAGGCTGATGCCTACCAGAATAAGATAGAGAACCGTATCGTTTGTCTGCCCCTGAAAGGAACTTATACATGGACAATGATGAACTATGGCTACACCTTCTGTCAGGGACTCAACGCCACAGCCTCTGGTCGCTATCAGCTTCGTGACTGGCAACTGTCGCTGCTGGGCACGCTGACTTGGCAGCGCGATGTGAATCGCACCGACCCTAATGATGAGGATACCTACGACAAGCCCATCTGCTATTCGCCTCGTCTGTCGCACACCATCACAGCCATTGCTGCATGGCGTCAGCTGTCGCTCACGGTTAGCCATATGTTTGTAGGCGAACGAATGTGGAGCTATGCTGATCCAGAAGATATCCTGAAGCCCTATCATAACATCGATGCAAAACTCTCATACAGCACCACCGTAAGAAAAACCACAGTGGGCGCTTGTTTGGAAGTTATCGACTTGCTCGACGAGCAGTATGAGCACATCCCCCGTTATCCGATGCCGGGACGTAATTACAAACTGACATTGACATTTGGTATTTAA